One Rhodoferax sp. GW822-FHT02A01 genomic window, TGGTGATGAATTGCTTCACTCCATTGATGATGTAGCTGTCACCTTCGCGCGTGGCGGTGGTGCGCAGCGACGAAGCGTCGGAGCCCACATGCGGCTCGGTCAGGCAGAATGCGCCCAGCATCTGGCCCTGGGCCAGCGGCTCCAGCCACTGTTTCTTCTGCTGCGCGTTGCCAAACTTCATGAGGATGGCATTGACCGGGCAGTTGGTCACGCTGATGACGGTGCTGGTGCCGCCATCGCCGGCGGCAATTTCTTCCAGCACCAGCGCCAGGGTCAGGTAGTCCAGTCCAGCCCCGCCCAGTTCCTCGGGTACGCAGATGCCATAGGCACCCAGCGCCGCCAGGCCCTTGTGCACTTCCTTGGGAAAGGTGTGCTCCTTGTCCCACTGTGCGGCATTGGGCCAGAGCTCGGCTTGGGCAAAGTCGCGCACCGCGTCGCGGATCATTTCCTGGTCTTGTGTCAGCAGCATGTTTTCTTGTCTCCGTCTTTGTTTTACCAGGACGCGTAGGGGCGTCCGTCATGGTGTAGAAATTTGGCTTTGTCTTTGGGGGTGACGCGCGAAAGCGTGTGGCGCATGGCGCCCACGCTGGCTTCCACCGTCAGCGGTGCGCCCGTTCCGCCCATGTCGGTCTGTACCCAGCCGGGGCACAGCGCGATGAAGGTGGCCTTGGGATAGTCGGGCTGCGCCGCAACCACCGCCATGTTGAGCGCGGCCTTGCTCACGCGGTAGGTCCAGCCGAAGCTGGACTCCACCGTGCTGATCTGGCCCATGCCGCTGGTGATGAAGGCGAAGATCCCCTTGGCCTCTTCCACCCAGGGTGCGACCTGCGGTATGGCCTGCATGGCGCCCAGCACATTGGTGTGCATGACCTGGTCGAACTGTTGTTGCGTGGGCGGGCTGAGTGCGCCCTCGGTGGTGTAGATGCCGGCCACGTACAGGGCGATGTCGATCTTCTCGCCGTCGAGCTGCCAGCTTAGGCCGCTGATGCTGGCGGGGTTGCTGACGTCGAGCTTGAGGGCCTGTGCGCCCATGTCGGTGAGGCGCTGCATGCCTGCCGCATCGCGTGCGGTGGCGATGACGCGCTCGCCGGCTTCCAGGTACTGGCGGGTGAACTCCAGGCCTATGCCTCTGGAGGCGCCTAGGATGAGGATGGTCATGTGCTTGTCCTGTGGGTTGGCCTACTTCGGGGGTACGCGGGAAGGGGCAGAGCGACTGGCCTCATCTGTCCTTCGGCCAGAAAATCGGCTAGCCGCTCTGCCCCTTCCCGCTTGGACGAAGTTTCCGCACGCACAAATTGAAGCCCCAATGCATTGGCGGCATGCACGCGCCCAGCGCGGTGACCGGGTATGCCGGTAGCCGATTTTCTGACCGCAGGGCAGATGAGGCCACCGGCATACCCGGTCGCCGCGCGTGAGAACATCACCAATGCAGGCATAAAACTCAGAGCAGCTCCAAAGCCACCGCCGTAGCCTCCCCGCCCCCAATACACAAAGTCGCCACACCACGCTTCAACCCACGTGCCTTCAAAGCATGGATCAACGTCACGATGATGCGCGCACCCGATGCGCCAATGGGGTGACCCAACGCGCAAGCGCCGCCATTCACATTGACCTTCTCATGCGGGATGTTCAGCTCCGTCATCAAAGCCATGGGCACCACGGCAAAGGCCTCGTTCACTTCCCACAGATCCACATCGGCCACCGACCAGCCGGCCTTGGTCAGCACCTTCTGTACCGCGCCCACAGGTGCTGTGGCAAACCAGTTGGGCTCCTGTGCATGCACGGAGTGGGCCACCACGCGTGCCAGCGGTTTGCAGCCCAGGCTGGAGGCAGTACCGGCGCGCATCATCACCATGGCAGCAGCGCCATCGTTGATAGAGCTGCTGCTGGCGGCGGTGATGGTGCCGTCTTTCTTGAAGGCGGTGCGCAGCGTGGGAATCTTGTCGAGCTTGATCTTGCCCGGGCCTTCGTCCACCGACACCACCACCTCGCCAGTGCGAGTCTTCACCGTGACGGGCGTGATCTCGGTGGCGAATGCGCCGGACTGGATGGCGTTCTGCGCGCGTTGCACGCTGGCAGTTGCAAAGGCGTCCTGCTGTTCGCGGGTGAAGCTGTACTTGGCGGCGCAGTCTTCGCCGAAGGTGCCCATGGAACGGCCTGCCTCGTAAGCGTCTTCCAGACCGTCGAGCATCATGTGGTCGAAGATGCGGTCGTGGCCCATGCGGTAGCCGCTGCGGCCCTTGAGCATGAGGTAGGGTGCGTTGGTCATGCTCTCCATGCCGCCCGCCACCAGCACGTCATGGCTGCCGGCCACCAGCATGTCGTGCGCGAACATGGCCGCGCGCATGCCGGAGCCGCACATCTTGGACAGCGTGACCGCGCCTGCGCTCTTGGGCAGCCCGCCCTTGAATGCGGCCTGGCGTGCAGGGGCCTGGCCCTGGCCGGCCATGAGGCAGTTGCCGAAGATGACTTCGGTCACCAGCTCTGGTGCAATGCCGGCACGCTGCACTGCAGCCGCGATGGCTGCGCCGCCCAGGTCGTGCGCGGCAAGCGACGCAAAGTCGCCCTGGAAGGCGCCCATGGGTGTGCGGGCTGCACTGACGATGACAACGGATTCAGACATAGGGATCTCCTGTAGTTGGTAAAAAGATGAAACTCAAGCGGCAAGGGTGCCGCGGTACTGGTGGACAAAGCGCTTGCTGCGCTCGTAGGGAAATACGTCGTGCACATGGCCCGCAGCAATGCGGTCCTTGCAGCTCTGCCAGAACTCCACATCCAGCAGGTCTGCATGGTGTTGCATGAACACTTCGCGCACGGCCGGATTGCCCAGCAGAAACGGGGCAAAGGTTTCGGGAAACACATCGTGCGGCCCTACGGCGTACCAGATCTCGCTGGACATCTCCTCCTCTTCGGTGCGCGGCTCGGGCACGCGGCGGAAGTTGCAGTCGGTGATGTATTCAATCTCGTCGTAGTCGTAGAACACCACCTTGCTGCTGCGGGTGATGCCGAAGTTCTTCCACAGCATGTCGCCAGGGAAGATGTTGGCGGCCACCAGGTCCTTGATGGCGTTGCCGTATTCAATGACGGCGCGCGTGATCTGCTCGCGCGCGCGACGGGCCGCAGGGCTGGTGTCATCGGCGCGAGCACCACCGGCATCGAAAGCTTCCTGCAGATAGATGTTGAGCGGGATCATGCGCCGCTCGATGTAGACGTGCTTGAGCACCACCTCCAGCGTGCCGTCGCCATCACGGTCGCTGATCTCGATCTGGCTGGGGGCGAACTTCTGCAGCTCGGCAATCAGGTCGTCTTCAAAGCGGTCGTGCGGAAAGCCTACGTCGCTGTACTCCAGCGTATCGGCCATGCGGCCCACGCGGTCGTGCTGCTTGACCAGCTGGTACTTGGCCTTGACCTGCTCGCGCGTGGTGTCCTTCTGCGGCGGAAAGTAATCCTTGATGATCTTGAACACATAGGGGTAGCTGGGCTGGTCGAACACCAGCATCACCATGCCCTTGATGCCGGGCGCGATGCGGAACTTGTCGGTGCTGTGGCGCTGGTGGTGCAGCAGGTCGCGATAGAACAGGGTCTTGCCCTGCTTGGCCAGCCCCAGCGCGTTGTAGATTTCGTTGCTGGGTTTGCGCGGCATCATGCTGCGCAGGAACTGCACATAGGCCGAGGGAATCTCCATGTCGACCATGAAGTAAGCCCGCGCAAAACTGAACAGCATGAGCAGGTCGTCTTCGCCGAACAGCGCGGTGTCGATGATCAGCTTGCCCGCCTTGTTGTGCAGCACCGGCAGGGCGAATCCAAAGGCATTGAAGCCGTTGATCAGCTTGCCGATGATGTAGCAGCCCTTGTTGCGAAAGAACAGGCCGGAGAGCGCCTGGATCTGGAAGTTGGCGCGCAGGGTGGTTTCACCCTGACGCGCGTGCATGGCCTGTGCCACCCAGGCGATGTCGCGCTCCAGGTCATCAAACGGTGTGCGAAAGGCGTAGTCCTCCACCAACTGGCGCAGGCTGTTGTGCAGGCCCGCCGTGCCGGGGTAGTAGGCGTGATAGGTAGGCGCGTCGTGCGGGTCGCTGCTTTCGATGTACTCGGTGCTGACGGCGGGCCGCACGAAGATGAAGTCGTTCTGGAAGTAGCTGCGGTGCAGGATCTTGGTGGTGACCGAGTTGAAAAACGTCTCGGCCAGTTCGGGCTGGTGGTGATCCACCAGCAACCCGATGTAGTGCAGCTTGATCTGCTGCCAGACTTCCATGGGCTGCTCGCTGGCCTTGAACTCGCGCTCCAACCGCTTGGTCGCTTCCTTCACCCGCAGCGCGTAGAACTCGATGCGCTCGCGCTGGGCACGCTGCTGGCCGTGCCAATCGGAGGTCTCAAAGCGATGCTTGGCACGCGCCGACTCCTTGCGGAACAGCAGGTAGTGGCGGTTGAACCCGTCGAGCATGGCCTTGGCGATGTCATAGGCCAGCGGCGAATCCAGACGCGTGGGAAACATGCCGGTCGCCGCGTGCTTGGTCTTACTTCGGCAGGCGCGGCATCAGGCGCACACCGGAGACGGCTTCGCGGTAGAGCGCATCCAGATCATCTTCACCGGTGACCGTTATGTGCAGGTCGTGCAGCAGGCCGTCGGTAACGCCATAGACCCAGCCGTGCAGGGTGACGTTCTGCTTGCGCGCCCAGGCGTCCTGCAGCACCGTGCTCTGCGCCACGTTGACCACCTGCTCGATCACATTGAGCTCGCACAGCGCCTGGGCCCGACCATGTTCGGGCAGCACGTCCAGCACGTCGCGGTGGCGGTCGCGCACATCCTGGATGTGGCGCAGCCAGTTGTCGGCCAGACCGATGCGTGCGCCTTCCAGCGCAGCCTGCACGCCCGAGCAGCCATAGTGGCCCACCACCATCACGTGCTCCACGTTGATCCGCTCCACAGCGAACTGGATGGTGGACAGGGCATTCAAATCGGAATGCACCACCACATTGGCGATGTTCCGGTGCACAAACACTTCACCGGGGTCCAGGCCCGTGATTTCATTGGCCGGCACGCGGCTGTCGGAGCAGCCGATCCACATGTACTTGGGGCGCTGCTGGTTGGCCAGGCCGGTAAAAAAACCGGGGCGCTTGCGCTCCATGTCGCTCGCCCAGGACCGGTTGTTGTCAAACAGGTGTGAGAGGTTCTTCATGTCTTGTTACTTTCTCAGGGAGATGCGCACATTCCAGTCCAGCAGACCGTAACGCGCGCGCTCCTGTTGGTCGTCCTTGGCATTGAATGCGCATTGGGGATCAGGCTTGGCCGAGGTGCACACGAAGCTGCCGGGATTGCCCAGTTGCCACATGCCCTGGGCGTTGCGCGCTTCGCCGGTAAAGAACATGGCGCGCGGCGCATTGATCGGGTCCGTCGGCTCTTTCAAAGGCTGCAGCAGGTTGCGGCCCGCATTGATGTAGGGCCCCTCGATGCCGGCCAGCGGGAACAGGGTGTTGAACATGTCGCGGTGGCTCGCGGGCTGCTCAAGCTGATTGCCGCACTGCAGGCCTTCACCCCAGATCACGAAGGGCACCTGACGGATCAGGTAGCGCCGGCTGTTCTCCGCATACACACCGAAAGAACGCACATTGTGGTCGCCGGTGGCGCCAATGATGGTGTCGGACTTGTGCGGGCCGTTCTGGATGTCCTGCACAAAGCCGCCCAGCAGATCGGCGGCGTAATGGTAGGTGTCCAGGTTGAGCAGCAGCGTGTCGGCACTGGTCTCACCCTTCCACAACGACATGTCGCGCGGCACGCGCTTGTACTCGGGCGGCAGATCGTAGGGTGGGTGGTTGGTGGAGGTCAGCACGAACACGAACAGGGGTTTATCGGAGGGCTGGGACATGCGCTTCTTGAGGTATTTGAAGACGTAGTCGTCCCACACGCCCCACAGACCCAAGGTGGCTTCGGGGTAGGCTTCCTTGAGGGAGTTGGCATCGATGATTTCATCAAACCCCTGCGCCTGCAGCACGCGGTCCAGACTGCGCCAGCCGGCGCGCACCGAGGACACGAACAGCGTGCGGTAACCCGCGTCGCGCGCGATCTTGGCCGTCGCCCACGGAATAGGTTTGCGCCCCACGTCGCCCAGCGTCAGTGGTGTGATGGGCGTGGAAAACAGAATGGCTTCCATGCTGGGATGGGTGCCGGCGTGGGCCGAGTCGAAATTGCTGAAGTGACAGGCCTTGTCCAGTGTGGGCGCCAAGCGGCCCAGCACATCGAACTTGGGACTGTTGTAGAGCATGGGCTCGGCACTCCAGGATTCCATCAGGAAGAACAACAGGTTCTTCTTGGGCGTTCCGGGTGGCAGGGGTGGATGTGCCGTGAGCGCGGCCTTGACCTCGGCATCGCTGTCATGGGGCAGGCCCAGCACCTCGGCTGCGGCGCGCGCGGAATCAAAGCCCATGGCCCTGAGGCCCACCAGAGGGTCCTGCAGGTTTTGCGATTGGCCGCGGCTGTCCCAGGCGTACTTCAACGCAATGACGCCATTGGGCACCATGTCGTTGAGGAACTGCGAGGTGGTGACCGTGAGGTGCTGGCGCTGCAATGCCATCTCACGCAGCGTGCCCTTGCCGGCAAACACCAGCGCCCAGAACGCCACGAAGATGAACACGCCACGCAGCCAGGCACTGCGCCCGCGCAACGCGGTATCGGGCACGGCACGCACCACGATGCGCTGGTGCAGCCATACAGCGGCCCAGCTCAGCAGCACGACGGCCAACAGCGAGGTGACCACCGGGAAGTCGTGCCACACGGTTTTGAGTACGGCGGAGGTGTCATCCTCCACCAGCCCGAACACCAGCGAGTCGATCGGTGTCTTGTAGAAGCCGAAGTAGTGCAAGTTGATCATGGAGAGCAACACAAACACCAGCGGCAGCACCGCCGCAATGGCGCGATACGCCCGGGCGTGGACCCAGGGCAGCAGCACCAGCAGCAAGATGCCGGCAATGGCGCTGACCTTCAGGTCGAAGCGGAAACCCTGAAACGCCACCGTCATCACCTCGGACGGCGGTGCGGTGAAGCCCGCAGGCCAGAAGTGCCAGATCTGTACCCAACGGATCAGGGACAGGGCCAGCACCAGGGGAATGACCAACAGCCAGGCGCGGATCAGACCGCGCATGAAGCCGTTGAAGAAGACGGAGAGGATGCGTTTCAGTGTGGTGAGCATTTACATGGTTTCGGCGAACAATTCGCGGCCGATAAGCATACGGCGGATTTCGCTGGTACCTGCGCCGATTTCGTAAAGCTTGGCATCGCGCCATAGTCTTCCCAGGGGGTACTCATTGATGTAGCCGTTACCACCGAAAATCTGCACGCCCTCGCCCGCCATCCAGGTGGCCTTCTCGGCACACCACAGAATCACCGAGGCGCAGTCCTTGCGCACCTGGCGCACATGTTCGGTGCCCAGCATGTCCAGGTTCTTGGCCACGGTGTAGGCAAACGAGCGCCCGGCCTGCAGCACGGTGTACATGTCGGCCACCTTGCCCTGGATGAGCTGGAACTCGCCGATGCTCTGCCCGAACTGCTTGCGGTCATGGATGTAGGGCACCACGTTGTCCATCACCGATTGCATGATGCCCAGCGGCCCACCGGTCAGCACGGCGCGTTCATAGTCCAGGCCGCTCATCAGCACCTTGGCGCCCTGGTTCAGGCCGCCCAGAATGTTCTGCGCCGGCACTTCCACGTTGTTGAACACCAGCTCGCCGGTGTGGCTGCCGCGCATGCCCAGCTTGTCGAGCTTTTGCGCAATGCTGAAGCCCTTCATGCCCTTCTCGATCAGGAAAGCCGTGACGCCGCGCGCCCCCAGCTCAGGCTCGCTCTTGGCATAGACCACCAGCGTATCGGCGTCCGGGCCATTGGTGATCCACATCTTGTTGCCGTTGAGCAGGTAGTAGCCTCCCTTGTCCTCGGCCTTGAGCTTCATGCTGATGACGTCGCTGCCGGCGCCGGGCTCACTCATGGCCAGTGCGCCCACATGCTCGCCACTGATGAGCTTGGGCAGGTACTTGGCGCGCTGCTCGGGCGTGCCGTTGCGCTTGATCTGGTTGACGCACAAGTTGCTGTGCGCGCCGTACGACAGGCCGACCGAAGCGGAAGCGCGCGAGATTTCCTCCATGGCAATCATGTGCGCCAGGTAGCCCATGTTGGCACCGCCGTACTCTTCGCCCACGGTGATGCCCAGCACGCCTAAAGAGCCCATCTTCTGCCACAGGTCCATGGGGAACTGGTCGTTGCGGTCGATCTCGGCGGCACGGGGTGCGATTTCTTCCTCAGCAAATGCGCGCACCGCATCGCGCAAGGCATCAATGTCCTCACCGAGTTGGAAATTCAGTCCGGGCATGTTCATGGTGGTCTCCTTCTTTGTAATGTCTGTGTATGAACGGGGTGTGAAATCAGTAAGTCTTGGGTACCGGCACCAGGGTTTGCTGCATCACGGCGCAGGCGCTCTGCTTGCCGGCCGGGTCCGCATGCATGACTTCGGCGCTGGTGACGATCAGGCGCTTGCCGCCCTTGATGACGCGCCCGGTGGCGCGCAGCTCGCCCGCCTTGAAGCCCGCCAGGAAATTGATCTTGTACTCGGCCGTTGTGACTTCCATGCCTTCGGCCGCCACCGTGAGGCCTGCATAGCCACCGGCAATATCGGCCAGCGCGCCCATGGCACCACCATGGAAGCCATCCTGCTGCTGCGACACCTTGTCGGAATACGGCAGGGCAATTTCCACCAGACCGGGCTCCACCCGCAGCAGGCGAGCGCCCAGGTGGCGCATCATGCCCTGGCGGTCCAGGCTGTCCTGCACGCGTTGCCAGAGTGCGTTATTGGGCATTGCTTTTCCCCTTCCCTGCAGCTTTTGTGGCGGACTTGGCCTCGGCCTTGGCGTTCTGCTTGGCCAACAGCGCACGGGCCTCGCGCTGGTGCTCCTTGATCTCGTCGAGATTGGCCTGCAGGTCAGCCATCTGCTCTTCCACCTGGCTGCGGTGCACAGCCAGCACGTCCAGAAACTTGACCAACTGCGCGCCGGTGTCGCGCGGGCTGTCGTACATGTCAATGATCTCCTTGGCCTCGGTCAGGCTCAGGCCCAGCCGCTTGGCACGCAGCGTGAGCTTCAGGCGGGTACGATCACGGTGGCTGTAGACCCGGTTGCGCCCGCCCGGGCCGCTGCGCTCGGGCTGCAGCAAACCCAGATCCTCGTAAAACCGGATGGCCCGGGTAGTGAGGTCAAACTCACGTGCAAGATCGCTGATGGTGTAGGTTGTCGTCATGTGTAATAGGGCCGCAACGTGGGAGACAGCACGCTTCACGTGCACTGCATACAATAGTTGCCGCAGTTGACGTTTACGTAAACGTCAATTATGAAGCATAAAACCACCCATGAACGAACTCGAAAAACAACTCCACTATCCCCTGGGCGAGGCCTTGCCTGAACCGGGCCACTGCAGCACCGTGGCGCCCGGTGTGAAATGGATTCGCATGTCGCTGCCCTTTGTGCTCAACCACATCAACCTGTGGCTGCTGCGCGACGCGATCGATGGCGTAGAGGGCTGGAGCATTGTGGACTGCTGCATCCACCGCGAAGACGCCAAGGCGCAGTGGGAGTCGCTGTTTTCCAATGAACTGGATGGCCTGCCAGTGCTGCGGGTGATCGTGACCCACATGCACCCGGACCATATCGGCCTGGCCCATTGGCTGTGCGAACGCTGGGATGCCCCCCTGTATATCAGCGCCACCGACTTTCTGGTGGCGCACATGGCCTGCTCGGGCCAGGACACCTTCAGCGGCGAGCGCACTGCAGCTTTCTATGCCGCGCATGGGCTCAATGACGCACAGACGCGCGCCAAGGTGATGGATCGCACCTCGTATTTCTCGTCCCTGGTGCCCTCGGTACCTGACCAGCACCACCGGCTGCTGGACGGGCTCACGCTGCGCATCGGCGCGCATGCCTGGACCTGCATCAGCGGCTATGGCCATGCCCCGGAACACATGGCGCTGTATTGCCAGGAACTCGGTTTGCTGATTGGTGGCGACATGATGTTGCCGCGCATCTCCACCAATGTGAGCGTGTACGAGCAGGAGCCCGAGGCCGATGCACTCAAGCTGTTCCTGCATTCCATAGACCGCTTCAAGGCGCTGCCCGCGTCCACGCTGGTGCTGCCCTCGCATGGCAAGCCGTTCACCGGTCTGCATATCCGCATCCAGCAACTGCACGACCACCATGATGAACGACTGCAGGAAGTCATGGAAGCCTGCACCCGCACGCCCTGCAGCGCAGCCGACGTGCTGCCGGT contains:
- a CDS encoding SDR family oxidoreductase, with the protein product MTILILGASRGIGLEFTRQYLEAGERVIATARDAAGMQRLTDMGAQALKLDVSNPASISGLSWQLDGEKIDIALYVAGIYTTEGALSPPTQQQFDQVMHTNVLGAMQAIPQVAPWVEEAKGIFAFITSGMGQISTVESSFGWTYRVSKAALNMAVVAAQPDYPKATFIALCPGWVQTDMGGTGAPLTVEASVGAMRHTLSRVTPKDKAKFLHHDGRPYASW
- a CDS encoding acetyl-CoA C-acyltransferase — protein: MSESVVIVSAARTPMGAFQGDFASLAAHDLGGAAIAAAVQRAGIAPELVTEVIFGNCLMAGQGQAPARQAAFKGGLPKSAGAVTLSKMCGSGMRAAMFAHDMLVAGSHDVLVAGGMESMTNAPYLMLKGRSGYRMGHDRIFDHMMLDGLEDAYEAGRSMGTFGEDCAAKYSFTREQQDAFATASVQRAQNAIQSGAFATEITPVTVKTRTGEVVVSVDEGPGKIKLDKIPTLRTAFKKDGTITAASSSSINDGAAAMVMMRAGTASSLGCKPLARVVAHSVHAQEPNWFATAPVGAVQKVLTKAGWSVADVDLWEVNEAFAVVPMALMTELNIPHEKVNVNGGACALGHPIGASGARIIVTLIHALKARGLKRGVATLCIGGGEATAVALELL
- the aceK gene encoding bifunctional isocitrate dehydrogenase kinase/phosphatase codes for the protein MFPTRLDSPLAYDIAKAMLDGFNRHYLLFRKESARAKHRFETSDWHGQQRAQRERIEFYALRVKEATKRLEREFKASEQPMEVWQQIKLHYIGLLVDHHQPELAETFFNSVTTKILHRSYFQNDFIFVRPAVSTEYIESSDPHDAPTYHAYYPGTAGLHNSLRQLVEDYAFRTPFDDLERDIAWVAQAMHARQGETTLRANFQIQALSGLFFRNKGCYIIGKLINGFNAFGFALPVLHNKAGKLIIDTALFGEDDLLMLFSFARAYFMVDMEIPSAYVQFLRSMMPRKPSNEIYNALGLAKQGKTLFYRDLLHHQRHSTDKFRIAPGIKGMVMLVFDQPSYPYVFKIIKDYFPPQKDTTREQVKAKYQLVKQHDRVGRMADTLEYSDVGFPHDRFEDDLIAELQKFAPSQIEISDRDGDGTLEVVLKHVYIERRMIPLNIYLQEAFDAGGARADDTSPAARRAREQITRAVIEYGNAIKDLVAANIFPGDMLWKNFGITRSSKVVFYDYDEIEYITDCNFRRVPEPRTEEEEMSSEIWYAVGPHDVFPETFAPFLLGNPAVREVFMQHHADLLDVEFWQSCKDRIAAGHVHDVFPYERSKRFVHQYRGTLAA
- the can gene encoding carbonate dehydratase → MKNLSHLFDNNRSWASDMERKRPGFFTGLANQQRPKYMWIGCSDSRVPANEITGLDPGEVFVHRNIANVVVHSDLNALSTIQFAVERINVEHVMVVGHYGCSGVQAALEGARIGLADNWLRHIQDVRDRHRDVLDVLPEHGRAQALCELNVIEQVVNVAQSTVLQDAWARKQNVTLHGWVYGVTDGLLHDLHITVTGEDDLDALYREAVSGVRLMPRLPK
- a CDS encoding sulfatase-like hydrolase/transferase, which produces MLTTLKRILSVFFNGFMRGLIRAWLLVIPLVLALSLIRWVQIWHFWPAGFTAPPSEVMTVAFQGFRFDLKVSAIAGILLLVLLPWVHARAYRAIAAVLPLVFVLLSMINLHYFGFYKTPIDSLVFGLVEDDTSAVLKTVWHDFPVVTSLLAVVLLSWAAVWLHQRIVVRAVPDTALRGRSAWLRGVFIFVAFWALVFAGKGTLREMALQRQHLTVTTSQFLNDMVPNGVIALKYAWDSRGQSQNLQDPLVGLRAMGFDSARAAAEVLGLPHDSDAEVKAALTAHPPLPPGTPKKNLLFFLMESWSAEPMLYNSPKFDVLGRLAPTLDKACHFSNFDSAHAGTHPSMEAILFSTPITPLTLGDVGRKPIPWATAKIARDAGYRTLFVSSVRAGWRSLDRVLQAQGFDEIIDANSLKEAYPEATLGLWGVWDDYVFKYLKKRMSQPSDKPLFVFVLTSTNHPPYDLPPEYKRVPRDMSLWKGETSADTLLLNLDTYHYAADLLGGFVQDIQNGPHKSDTIIGATGDHNVRSFGVYAENSRRYLIRQVPFVIWGEGLQCGNQLEQPASHRDMFNTLFPLAGIEGPYINAGRNLLQPLKEPTDPINAPRAMFFTGEARNAQGMWQLGNPGSFVCTSAKPDPQCAFNAKDDQQERARYGLLDWNVRISLRK
- a CDS encoding isovaleryl-CoA dehydrogenase, which encodes MNMPGLNFQLGEDIDALRDAVRAFAEEEIAPRAAEIDRNDQFPMDLWQKMGSLGVLGITVGEEYGGANMGYLAHMIAMEEISRASASVGLSYGAHSNLCVNQIKRNGTPEQRAKYLPKLISGEHVGALAMSEPGAGSDVISMKLKAEDKGGYYLLNGNKMWITNGPDADTLVVYAKSEPELGARGVTAFLIEKGMKGFSIAQKLDKLGMRGSHTGELVFNNVEVPAQNILGGLNQGAKVLMSGLDYERAVLTGGPLGIMQSVMDNVVPYIHDRKQFGQSIGEFQLIQGKVADMYTVLQAGRSFAYTVAKNLDMLGTEHVRQVRKDCASVILWCAEKATWMAGEGVQIFGGNGYINEYPLGRLWRDAKLYEIGAGTSEIRRMLIGRELFAETM
- a CDS encoding PaaI family thioesterase, translated to MPNNALWQRVQDSLDRQGMMRHLGARLLRVEPGLVEIALPYSDKVSQQQDGFHGGAMGALADIAGGYAGLTVAAEGMEVTTAEYKINFLAGFKAGELRATGRVIKGGKRLIVTSAEVMHADPAGKQSACAVMQQTLVPVPKTY
- a CDS encoding MerR family DNA-binding transcriptional regulator, whose amino-acid sequence is MTTTYTISDLAREFDLTTRAIRFYEDLGLLQPERSGPGGRNRVYSHRDRTRLKLTLRAKRLGLSLTEAKEIIDMYDSPRDTGAQLVKFLDVLAVHRSQVEEQMADLQANLDEIKEHQREARALLAKQNAKAEAKSATKAAGKGKSNAQ
- a CDS encoding MBL fold metallo-hydrolase is translated as MNELEKQLHYPLGEALPEPGHCSTVAPGVKWIRMSLPFVLNHINLWLLRDAIDGVEGWSIVDCCIHREDAKAQWESLFSNELDGLPVLRVIVTHMHPDHIGLAHWLCERWDAPLYISATDFLVAHMACSGQDTFSGERTAAFYAAHGLNDAQTRAKVMDRTSYFSSLVPSVPDQHHRLLDGLTLRIGAHAWTCISGYGHAPEHMALYCQELGLLIGGDMMLPRISTNVSVYEQEPEADALKLFLHSIDRFKALPASTLVLPSHGKPFTGLHIRIQQLHDHHDERLQEVMEACTRTPCSAADVLPVLFKRPLDFHQTTFAIGEAVAHLHTLWHRGDLVRQRSPDGVYRFTTSESRRP